The DNA region AACAGCTGGAAGAACTGCACCAGCGCTTGGTACAAATTCTCGCCGACCTGCGTCTCGTTGCGCGCGTACCCATCCTCACTATCAGTAAAGCTGAACCCGGTTCCAACCGGATTGTCGATGTAGATAAGGTGATGGTTGTGATGCCAGGAGAACTCCCGCGGGACCGCCTTCAAGTTTTTCGAGATGAAAAATGGTCCGTTCTCCTCGAACAGTCCAAACAGCGACGAGGCCCCGGGTCCACCCTGAAGCCACAGCAGCACCGGCGTATCCGCGGTCACATTCTTCGCGGGGAAGTACCAAAAGAACAGATTCGAGTTGTAGCGCTTGTCTACGGTGAAGAAGCCGGTGTAGCTCTCGAAGCCCACGATCCGGCTGTGATTGACGCGGGCCGCCGCTTGAGCTTCCTTGACCTTACCGGCTTCCAGCAGCGGAGTCACGAATAGAGGCTCGCCATTGTCCCCACTGCTGGCGCGAGATAACCCACGGTGACGCTTCCAGAACCGGGCGTACGGGTTGATAAACGATGCGTCAACGGTCACGAAAATGACGGAGGTCAGCAGCACCGCCGCCACCAACGAACGACCGCAAATCATTTGGAGAAAACGCCGATAATCCGATTAGGCTGGAATTCTttccttttgcctttctttagAACGAAGTGATACACTGAACAAAAGAGCAATTTCTGAGGGACTGCTCCGGGCGACGACTGAAGGCAAACTGTGAAGAACTCACACTATCAATCGCAGCGCAACTTTCGTTTGGGTCAGCTCGCATCGAATGTAAACAAGCTGGTAGACACAGCTAGACGGAGATAACTCAGGGAGGATCTTGTTGAATGTTGTTAGTTTATAgagtttcatttttattatcaaATTTTACCATGAGTAAACGAACTAACAATATCGAACGCCCATTTGGGTTGATCTTTCGGCACCATATGACCTGCGTTACGGATCATCATCTCTCTCAGATTGCCGGCCCTTTTCAGATATCCAGCGACCTCCCCGTCAACGCGATATACCTGGCGAACGGCGTTCTTGTACTCCTCAGAACCTCCAAACGACAACTTTCGAAGGAAATTCTCCGCCATCGGATACGCGCAGATAACGTCCAGCTGACCGTTGTAGAACAGCACGTCAACCCGCGCCAACAAAGCCTCAACGTACGGTGCCGCACTTTTCAGCATGTCCGTAGCCAGCTTCTGCGCCACCTTGCCGGCATCGTCCGCATTCTGGAAGGGTAAATCTCCAACGTGAATCGCTCGGCGAACATCCGTTCGCTGCAAGAACTTCATCATCTCCTCGTCATCGACGTCCTGCTCCGAAACCTGGAGATAGTTGTAATACGATGCGATTCCGCTCACGTTCTTCAGGTACGAAGCGTGTCCATCGACGCCGTCCAGCAGTTCGTCGAGGACTCGCTTCGCGCCGGTCCAGTCCTGGAGTGTGGCTCGGTTGATGACGGTGGCCGTGTCCCGATCGAACCGGGCCTTGGCGTGGTCGTCGATCAATCCGTGCTGGTAGAGGTAGTCGCCGTAGGCAAGCTGATTCAAAGGGTCGGTGTACCCGTTGCCGATGATTACTCCACGTAGATTCGGTTGGCTAGCTTTAAGCAAGGCATGTCCAAAGGCCGGAACGTACTTGCCACCGTACGACTCACCGGCGATGTAGAGAGGGTTGGGCGTTAGCGGGAAGATTGAGTAAAACTGAGTGAGGAATGAGTACAGATGAATTCCCACTTCGATTTCGTTAGTCACGTAGCCGAGGTCATTCTGGGTGAAGCTAAATCCCGATCCGACCGGATTGTCCACGtagatcatgtgatggttctcgTGCCACGAGTAGAGTCGCTTATCTACGCTCAAATCACTGCGAACGCGGAATGGACCGTGCTCTTCGAAGAGTCCCACCAGTGAAGAAGCTCCCGGACCTCCCTGGAGCCAGACAATGACCGGAGCGTTTGCGCGATTACTCTTAGCCGGAACGTACCAGAAGAACATGTTCGAGTTGTACCGCTTGTCTACGGTGATGAATCCGGAGTAGCTTTCGACGTCCTGGAACAAGGGATGCTGGACAGCGGACAGATTCAGTGCTTGATCTATCCTTTTGGCTTCAATGTACGGCGATAGGAAGAGAGGTTCTCCGCTGACACCGGCCTTTAACGGATTACTGGGTCCTTTCATGAATGGTTCGTAGGGATTTGGGATCGCAAAGACTGAAACTAGCAGCGTAGCTGCTACTGTAAACCACTGAATCCACATCGTAAAAGCCATCTTGATCAACTGATCTCAAATCTGCTCAACCATCGATCATAAATACCGCTTTCGTTATCTCCAACCGTCTCCGAGTCATCGCACTTCCAACCTGAtaacaacccctccctccttcTACTTCTCCCCATCCACAGGTGTCGTGTTTACCAGCGGCCTGATGGCGGTGGCCGCCTGCGCCCTGTTCGGCATCAACTGCGTGCTGAGCATCCTGCAGATTGCAATGATTTCATCGCGCGACCGTATCTGCATGCGGTACGCCGTCCTGACCACGGTCAAGCTGATTCTGGTGGTGCTGGCGACGTTCCTGTCGCTCGCCGCGGCCGGCCTGTTTGCGCTGCAAACCGACGACGACCGGACGGGGTACCGCATTACGCGCGGAATCTCCTTCTACCTGCAGATTCTGACGGTGGGGCTGTCGCTGGCGCTGCTCGTGCTGTCGCTGTACGATAAGATCCTGTCGAAGCGGCCCGACGGCGATCCCACCATGATGGTCACCAGCAACGG from Culex quinquefasciatus strain JHB chromosome 3, VPISU_Cqui_1.0_pri_paternal, whole genome shotgun sequence includes:
- the LOC6042832 gene encoding vitellogenic carboxypeptidase, whose product is MAFTMWIQWFTVAATLLVSVFAIPNPYEPFMKGPSNPLKAGVSGEPLFLSPYIEAKRIDQALNLSAVQHPLFQDVESYSGFITVDKRYNSNMFFWYVPAKSNRANAPVIVWLQGGPGASSLVGLFEEHGPFRVRSDLSVDKRLYSWHENHHMIYVDNPVGSGFSFTQNDLGYVTNEIEVGIHLYSFLTQFYSIFPLTPNPLYIAGESYGGKYVPAFGHALLKASQPNLRGVIIGNGYTDPLNQLAYGDYLYQHGLIDDHAKARFDRDTATVINRATLQDWTGAKRVLDELLDGVDGHASYLKNVSGIASYYNYLQVSEQDVDDEEMMKFLQRTDVRRAIHVGDLPFQNADDAGKVAQKLATDMLKSAAPYVEALLARVDVLFYNGQLDVICAYPMAENFLRKLSFGGSEEYKNAVRQVYRVDGEVAGYLKRAGNLREMMIRNAGHMVPKDQPKWAFDIVSSFTHGKI